Part of the Candidatus Micrarchaeota archaeon genome, GTGACAGACCTGTTCAGGTTTATCGTATGTTGTATAAACGGTTTGCCGATAAAGGAAACGGGTGTGCCGCCAGCAGTGTCGAAAAGACCACTGTTGACTACTTGGTAGACCGAATCGCTTTCCACAGACCTGAACGCATGCAACGGGAAGGGGTCACCGGTTTTCGTTGTAAATACTATCATGGTTTCTTCCCTGCCTTCCCTGTTAATACCAGACCTGATGCTGAGATACCTGAGATAACCCTTATGATTCAGATAATCGTAGAACGTGAGACCGTTATCTCTACGAAGAGCTTCCAACGTTGAACGCGCTTCTTTTAAAACGTCGTTCATCCGGTCCGACATAAGAAGACAATGGTCAATGTCGACAACTGTTCTGTAATCCTTTCTTTTGCGTAATCCTATTCTGTCGAAAGCGGTTACGAAATCCATTCTTGTCCTGTAACCGTATTCGGGACCAACCCGTATCACTGAGCGGACCATCGATGAATATTCATCTCCCATATTCTCTGTTATTACATAACGCGCGACCCGTAGTTTCATATCCCTCTGGTCTTCGATTCGATACCTCTGAAGCTGACATCCGCCGCATTCATCGGCAAACGGGCAGGCAGGTTCTATCTGTCCGTAATCCCGTTTTATCTGAGCGAACAGTCTTCTCAACAATTTCATCGTTCTAAGAACGGAAAACAACATTTTTAAAAGATGATGTCAAATATGTGAACGTATGGATACCGAGACAATTGATAAACCAAAAGAAGAGCAGAAGGAAGAAAAACCGTCTATACCGTCACGCGGTATACCTTCAAAAGAAGCGTTGTATCTTCCGCCGTATTACAGTAACGAGTTGCGGAGGTTCCAAGATGATAACGAAATTCCTATGCGTAACTATTGGACTTTGAAAGAAGTGGTGAACTTTGTTTTTCCAGAGAAGTATCAGGAAAAGTATCACACTATTGCGTTTAAATTTTTGGAGGAACTGTGCAACAGGTTGGAGATGGATGGTCAGGAAATAGGTGCATTTGTTCGTGATAACAGCATATCAAAAGCAACTTTTTACAATCGTGTGTTGCCGCGTTTGAAACGTGTCGGTATGATAAAGGTATACCGGGAAACGATTACATCTCTCGATAGTAAACGTAAGTATAGACCTATGCGGATAACCCTGAGCAAAACGTTCGGTAACTATCTTAACAAGATCGGTGAGTCGTGGTTGGCCATTGTGGACAATGCGCGAACGCTTAAAACAGTTTCTCAGAAAAAATAACAAATAACATTAGAAACTTTTTGGCAAAGTTATAAACGTTTATTGTTTTACAAATACGGTTCGCAGAGGTAGGGTGAGAATAGGAGTTGATGGATATGGTGCTGGGAAAGAGATACGATAAATCGATCGAAGAAAAATGGCAGGCCGAATGGGATAAGTATCAGGTTTATCGGTTTGATGAGAACGATAGGGATCGACCAGTTTACGTTATAGATACTCCACCACCGTTCACATCGGGTAAACTTCACATGGGCCATGTCTTGAGTTATTCTTATTTTGATTTTGCTGCAAGGTACAAACGAATGCGCGGGTACAATGTGTATTATCCCCAGGGATGGGATTGTCAGGGTTTTCCTACAGAGGTCAAAGTTGAGAAGGCGTACGGAAAATCCGATACAAAGACCTTCATCACCCGTTGCATACGTTGGACTAATGATATGATCACCAAGATGAAGAGCCAAATGAAGAGGATGGGGTTTTCACCCGATTGGCGGTACGAATACCGGACCATGGATAAAAATTATCATAGACTGGTCCAGTTATCTTTGATAAAGATGTTCGATAAAGGTGATATGTATTCTGCAGAACATCCCGTCCTTTGGTGTCCTCGATGCGAATCTGCTATCGCTAAAGCAGAGACCGAAGAAGTGGAACGTGATACCGAACTCCATTACATAAAGTTCCTCCACGGTACAGAGGCCTTTGAGATAGCGACGACGCGTCCCGAACTGTTGCACGCGTGCGTGGCGGTGATGTTCAACCCCGAAGACGAACGTTACAAACCTCTGGAAGGTAAAACGATTGTCACTCCGTTAGGTAAA contains:
- a CDS encoding class I SAM-dependent RNA methyltransferase; translation: MKLLRRLFAQIKRDYGQIEPACPFADECGGCQLQRYRIEDQRDMKLRVARYVITENMGDEYSSMVRSVIRVGPEYGYRTRMDFVTAFDRIGLRKRKDYRTVVDIDHCLLMSDRMNDVLKEARSTLEALRRDNGLTFYDYLNHKGYLRYLSIRSGINREGREETMIVFTTKTGDPFPLHAFRSVESDSVYQVVNSGLFDTAGGTPVSFIGKPFIQHTINLNRSVTYLIGPNTFFQTNRFVTKVYADLIAETHWYDSVVDLYSGTGAITLLLENPNVIGVELIKENVDMANRNLEINKGQINNNIEFVVEDVRQYLTHGDNADLVIVDPPRSGLGKKVTKLLGRLAPQRIVYMSCNIVTQTADAAVLKEYGYEPVKINVYDLFPLTYHMESLMVLDITK